Sequence from the Gemmatimonadaceae bacterium genome:
CCCAGCGCGATGGACATGCCCATGGCCTGCACCTGCTCCATCGCTTTGTTCCCCACGTCGAGCGGCATGACCACGAATTCCTTCTTGCTCGGCCGGACGATGGTGATTCCCGTCGAGTCGAAAAGCATGTAGTCGCCCTTCTCCGCCAACGGTGGCATCGCGCCCTCGACGATGTCGATCCGCACGCGCCTGCCGATCGCAAACCCGTGTCCCGAGTACCCGGGCACCATCGAGCCAAGCATCGAGCTCATGACGCCACTCGCCGACATCACCGTCTTCACGTCGAACTCGACTCCCTCACCCTTGTCGGCTGCCTGAGCGGCAACCGCAGCCGCGGTGAAAGGGCCCGCGAGCAAAGCGATTGCCGCGGAAGTTCGGGACGTCGTGAGAATGGCTGCAACACGCATTGGTAGCCTCCGATTACATCAAATCGACGAGTGTACGATGCGACCGCCTACGACGGTCGTCACGACGTGAGCGTCACGAATCGTTTCAGGTGCCACGCGCGTGATGTCCCGGTCCAGCATGACGAAATCGGCCAGCGTACCCGTCGCCAACTGTCCTTTGTCGAACTCGTCGAACGACGCGTAGGCGGCGTCAGTGGTATACGCGCGCAACGCCTCCTCCACGGTAATACGCTGTTCCGGGTGCCATCCGGCCGGATTCCCGCCGCCCAGCGTGCGGCGTGTCACGGCGGCGTAAATCCCCTCGAGCGGCGTCGGCGGCGCCACGAACCAGTCGCTCCCGAACGCCAGCCGTGCCCGCGCGTCGAGCAGCGACCGGAACGCGTACGTCCACTTGGCGCGCTCGGCGCCGATCACGCGCTCGGCCCACCGCCCGTCGTCGATCGCGTGATACGGCTGCATGCTCGCGACGACGCCGAGACTCGCGAATCGCGGGATGTCGGGTGGCGAAAGATGTTGCGCGTGCTCGATGCGGAAACGCCGGTCCCGCGGCCCGTTCTCGAGCACGACTCGCTCGAATATGTCGAGCTGAGTACGAATCGCGCGATCGCCGATGGCGTGGACGATCATGTGGAGTCCGGCCTTGTCGGCGCCGGAGGTCCACCGGTAGAGGTTCTCCACCGTGTTCACGAACAGACCGCAGTCGCCCGGCGCGTCGGAGAACGGCTCCAGCATCGCCGCGGTGTGCGAGCCGAGCGAGCCGTCTACGAATCCCTTGAGCGCGCCGATTTTCAGCCACTGGTCTCCTGATCCACGCGCGGCGATCTGGTCGCGAAGCCGCTCCCACGTCGAAATCGGCACGGCGGCGTAGATGCGCGTGCCGAGCCGCGCCGCGTGATGGGCACGCTCGAACACGGCGAGATCCGCCCACGTTCCCATATGGTGCACCGACGTCACGCCTCGCTCGGCGACATAGCGCATCGCGGCGTCGAGCGCGCGGTCTTCCTGGTCGTGCGACCGAGCGGGAATGACGCGGGCGACGAGCGATTCGGCGTTGTCCTTGAACACACCGGTCGGTTCGCCGCGCGCGTCGCGTACGATCGTCCCGCCGGCAACGTCGCCCGTTTCACGCGTGACTCCAGCCGCGGCGAGCGCCGCGCCGTTCGCGAGCGACATGTGGCCGTCGAGGCGTCGTACCCACACCGGATGCTCCGGTGTCACCGGGTCGATCCAGTCGCGGCGCGGTAATTCTCCGCCCCACTGTTCGTGATCCCAGTCGCCGTGAGTGATCCACGTGCCCGCCGGAACGGTCGTCGCATATCCGGCGATGCGCTTCACGAACTCGTCGGGCGTTTTCGCGGTGCGCAGTTGCACGGACGACAGGCCGATCCCGCCCTCCAGGAAATGGATGTGCGAATCGATGAAGCCCGGCACGACCATCATGCCGTGGGCGTCGATCACGCGCGTCTCGGCGGAGGCGCGCTTCCGCATCTCCGCGCTGGACCCGACGCCGGCGACGCGATCGACCGCGATCGCGAGACCGTCTGCCCACGGACGCCGTGAATCTCCGGTCCAGATCCTGGCGTTGACGACGACGAGGGTCGTCGGGAGCGCGGGCATTGGGCGCATGGCCCTGTTCATACCGACGGTCGCCCGATTGCGCAACGCGTTCGACGGCCGCGTTCGGTTCGTCCCCACGTCATGGCGTTGCCCTCGCGAAGATCGCGACTCGTCACACGCCGCTCGCCACCTGTCGCGCCACGCGCCAGCATCAACTCGTGATCCGGCCCTCCTTGGCCCACAGTCTCCGCCGATGGCGCTCGATTTCAGCGTGCGCACTCGTCGCCTGCCTGTCCGCCGGCACGTCGGAGCCCGAGCTTTCCGGAAGCGGAGCGCCGGTGCTGTTCATCGGCAGCCTCACGTTCGTGAACGACGTGCAGGGAATCGTGCAGGCGCTCGCCTTGTCTCGCTCCACGCTGGCGCTCTACTCCGACGGCCTCCACGCGTCGACGGCCGAGTCCTATCTATCCGCGCTCACGATCTACGCGCTTCTCGTGCACAAGACACCGGTGGGTTTGCCCGCGTCGCTCACGCTTCGTTCGGGAACGCGGATCGCCGTCGACGCCTCGACGGCCGCCGTTCTGCAGGCGGCGGCAGCCTCGGTGGCCGGATGGTAGTTTGGCTGGAATGACGCGCCGCCTCCGATCGGCTCTGATCCTCTTCGCGGCCTGGTTCGTTTTTTATGAGACCCAGGCCCTGATGGGAATCGCGCTCGCACCGAAGGGCGCGTTTAGTCGCAGCGGATGGATCGAGATCGACGCGAGTGTCGCTGTGCTGTGGACCCTTCTCAGCACGGTCATCGCGGCGTGGCACCTGCGCGCTCGACGCTGGTCGCCGAACCTGTGGACGCTGATCGCGCTTCACCTGCCGCTGTTTTTCGCGGCCGCCTGGGTCGACGCCCTGCTCGCCCGCTGGATGATTCCGCTCATCAATCCCGCCGTGCCCATAACTCCGATGTGGAGTCTGATTTCCTCGTACGCGGATTTCGATCTCGTGAGCTACGCGGCGATCGTCGCCGTCGTCGAAGCGTTGATCGTCCGCCGCGCGCTCGCCGAGCACCAGCGCCAGACGATGCGCCTCGAGCACTCGCTCACGCGGGCGCGCCTCGACTACCTCGAGGCCCAGCTCCAGCCGCACTTCCTCTTCAATTCGTTGGGCGCCGTGTCGGAGCTCGCGTACGACTCGCCGGCGACGGCGTCGCTCGTTCTGCAACAACTGTCGGCCGTCTTTCGAACGGCGCTCGCCCAGCGAGCCGACGAGGTCACGCTCGGCGAAGAGCTCATCGCGCTCGAGCCATACCTCGACATCCAACGAGTGCGGTTCGCGGACTGGCTCAAGATCGAATACGACATCGCCGACACCGCGGTGGACTGCCTCGTGCCGCGATTCGTCTTGCAGCCGTTGGTGGAGAACGCCATTCGCCACGGTCTCGCCGGGCGCAGCGCGGCGGGCTCGATCCGCATCCAGGGCGTGGTGGAGAACGACGACCTCGTGCTGCGCGTGTTGGACGACGGCGTCGGTCTGGCGCGCGCGACCCGTCCCGGCCGGGGGATCGGGCTCGCCAACGTGCGGGAACGACTCTCGATTCTGTACGGCAGCGATCGTTTGCGCCTCCTCGACGGACCGAGCGGAGTCACCGCCGAGGTCCGGGTTCCGCGCGAGCGGCGCGCGTCGGCAAGTGACGCCGCGAGCGCGGCGGAGGCGCGCGCCGACACCGAGTTCGGCGCGGCGGCGTCGCCGCGCGTTCCGAAGATTCTCGCGCATCCAGCGGCCGCGATCGCGCTCGTGTGGACCGTGTGCGCCGGGATCTGGATCCAGCAGAGCTACATCTATCTGCTCGTCCGCCACCGGCTCGACCAGACAACGTGGCGGTCGCTCGTCGCCTTCGACTTGACGAACGCGGTGTTGTGGGCGCTCCTCACGCCGCTCGTGCTACGCGGCGTTCGCCGATTCCCGGTGCGCCGGCCGCGCGCGTGGCTGCGCGTTCTCGCGCTCGCGGCGGCCGGCTTCGTCGTCACGATCGTGCACGTCGAGCTTTTGCGCCTGGTGACACGGCAAACGGCGCCCCTCTGGTCGTCGACGTTTCTCACCAACCTGATCGTCGACCTCTGGATCTTTGCCGTGCTCGTCGTCATCGCGCATCGCGGCGTCCTGGCCGAGTGGCTGCGCGAGCGCGAGGCCGGCACGTCGGCGCTCGAGCACGAGTTGGCGCTCGCCAATGATCGATCGACGGAGCTCCGCCGCATCCCGCCGATCTTGTTGCAATCGCTCGATGGGATCGCGGTAACGGTTCGGCTCGACCCGGCCTTGACCGAGCGGCAGCTGGCACGACTAGCCGACTACCTCCGCGTCGCGCTCGAGTGCGCCGACGCGCAGGGCGTCACGCACGAGCGGCGCCGCCGCCTCGACGCGGCAGCGAACGCGCTGCGCGAGAGCGGCGCCTACGTACCTGAACTCACACGGACGGCCTGAGATGCTCACCGCCATCGTAGCCGACGACGAAGCCGTTGCCCGAAGACGCGTCGTCCGCCTCGCCGAGGAGACCGGCGAGGTCGAAGTCCTCGCCGCGTGCGCCGGAGGACGCGAGACCGTCGAACAGGTGACGGCGCTCCAACCGCAGCTGCTCTTTCTCGACGTCCAGATGCCCGACCTCGACGCGTTCGGCGTGCTCGAGGCGATCGCCGGACGCGCGTCGCCCGCGATCGTGTTCGTCACGGCGTTCGACCGCTACGCGCTTCGCGCGTTCGAGGTGCAGGCGGTCGACTACCTGCTCAAGCCGTTCGACACGGACCGGTTTCGCGAAGCGTTCGTCCGCGCGAAATCGCGTGTGACCGTCGGACAGCCGCGACGCGACGAGGAGCGCATTCGCGCGTTGATCGCCGAGTACGTGTCGACGCTTCAGACGAACGGGCCCAGCTACCTCGACCGGGTGGCGATCAAGATCGACGGCACGCTGCGTGTCGTGCGGACGGCCGACGTCGACTACTGGGAGACGGACGGCAACTACGTGCGGCTCCACGTCGGAGCCGCGGACCATCTGCTTCGATCGACGTCGACGGCCATGGAATCGCAGCTCGATCCCGGACTGTTCATCCGAATACACCGCCGGTACATCGTGAACGTGGACCGCATCGTCGAAGTGCAGCCGTGGTTCGCCGGCGACGCGATCGCCGTGCTGCGCACCGGCGCCAAGCTGCGCGTGTCGCGCACGTACCGCGAGCGTCTCCACACGCGACTCGGCGCGCGTCCGGAATCGAACGGCGAGGGCGACGCGGCGCCCTGATTCGCTTGGGGGGGGCGGGACGGCGCCGGGCCTGTGGTAGCTTTCGCGCCACATGGTCCCCGCGAACATCTGGTTCTGGGTCGGATTCATCGCGTTCGTGCTCATCATGCTCGCGCTCGACCTGGGCGTGTTCCACCGGCACGCCCACGAGGTGCGAGCGAAAGAGGCCGGCATCTGGACCGCCGTGTGGGTCGGCCTCGCGCTCCTCTTCGCCGCCGGCCTGCATTTCTTCGCCGGCCGCCACGCCGCGCTGACGTTCCTCACCGGCTACGTCATCGAAGAGGCGCTGAGCGTCGACAACATCTTCGTGATGGTGCTGATCTTCGAGTACTTCCGGGTACCGAAGAACTCGCAGCATCGCGTGCTGTTCTACGGCATCCTCGGCGCGCTGGTCATGCGCGGCGCGTTCATCGCCGCGGGCACGGCGCTGATCACGCGCTTTCATTGGGTGCTCTACATCTTCGGCGGACTGCTCGTCTTCACGGGCATCCGCATGGCCGTCCGCAGCGGCGAGGAATTCGACGGCGAGAAAAGCCGCATCGTTCGCTCGCTGCGACGGGTGCTTCCGCTGTCGGACCGGTATCACGAGGGAAGCTTCACCATCGTCGAGCACGGGCGACGGCTGGCGACGCCTCTCCTGCTCGTCTTGATCCTGGTCGAGGCCACCGACCTCATATTCGCGATCGACTCGATCCCCGCGATCTTCGGCGTGACGACCGATCCGTTCATCGTCTATACGTCGAACATCTTCGCCGTGATGGGGCTCCGCTCGCTCTACTTTCTCCTCGCGGCGGTCGTGGACCGCTTCCACCTGCTGAAATACGGTCTGGCGCTGATCCTGACGTTCGTCGGATTCAAGATGCTGACCGAACGGTGGATCGACATCGACATCGCGTTGTCGCTCGCGATCATCATCTCGGTGCTGGCGATCTCGATCATCGCGTCGCTGGTGTGGACCAAGGATCGCCAACAGCCGCCGGCCCCGCCGTCCGCGACCCCCTGAGCGCGACCGCTACTTCCGCTCGAGCGCGTCGCGCACGTCGAGCAGAATCTCGAAATAGAGTTGTTCGCGACGATAGCTGAAATCGAGCGCCGCCATTTGCGAATCGTCGCCGGACACTTTGGCGCGGTCGAACGCTTCCTTGTACATCTCGTCGAGGTTTTCCAGAATGCGTTCGCGGGAACGTGACATACCGATCTTCTCGAGGGCTTGAAGAGTCAAACGGGGAGGCGCATCGTCGGGGCGCTGCCGCGGTTCCGTCTCGATCTGATCGAGCAGGTAGCGGCGCGCCCGATCCATGAGCATTCGCCGCGTGCTGGGGAGGTTGTCCATTGAGGCGGGAGCGGAATCCGGAGCGAGCGAGGGCAAGCTAGTGTCGCCGTCACGGGGCTGCAACGCGTGTCAGGCATTAAGACGATGAAACACCGCCTCCTCGACGACGCGCCCATCCCGTAAGTGGTCGACGACGATCCGCTCCAGCAGCTGCGGCGTGACCCCGGCGTACCACACGCCCTCGGGATACACGACGACGATCGGCCCCCCGGCGCAGACTCCGAGGCAGGGCGTCTCGCCTCGCTTGACGCGGTTTGGCCCGAACAGGAGTCCCTCGCGCTGCAGCAACGCCGGTAGGAGCTCGTACAGGCCCCGCCCGCGCGAATCCGGCGAACAAAAACCGCCCACGCAGATCAGCACATGGCGCGAATATGGGTCCATTCGAGGCTGGGGAACGTTTTTGGGCATGTCTCTGAAGGTATAGCGCAGTAACTTTCCGGCTCGATGCCCGATTCCACCCGCATCGCCGACCTGTCGGTGTTGTATTCGCGGCCGCCGCACGCCCACCGGCGGGCCGTGTTGTTCATCCACGGCTACTTCGCGACCGCGTCGGTGTTCGCCGAATGGGTGCCGTTCTTCGCGGCGCGGGGCATGCCCGCGTACGCGGTCAACTTGCGCGGACGAGCGGGAAGCGGCCCGGAGGTCAATTTGGGCCGCACGTCGATCACCGATTACGTCGCCGACGCGGCGGCCGTGGCGCGGCACCTGGACAAGCCGATTGTCATCGGCCACTCGATGGGTGGCCTCATCGCGCAGTGCCTCGCCGAACGCGGTCTGGCGCAGGGCCTCGGCATGTTGGCGCCGGCTCCCCCGAAAGGAATTCGCTTCATGACCTTCAAGATGGTCATGCGCCAACTCAAGTATTTGCCGGCGATCTACGGATCCGGCGTCGTCGCGCCGACGCTCGCGGACTTGAAGGAAATCGTTCTCAACCACGTCCCCGAGTCGCAGCACGAAGAGGTCATCTCCACGTTCATTCCCGACAGCGGGCGCGTGGCGAAAGAGATGTCGATCAACGGCGTGCCGGTGGATCAACGTCGCGTGCGGGTTCCGGCGCTCGTGGTCGCGGCGGACGACGATCAGTTCATTCCGCTCGAGACCTGCCGACAAGTCGCGGTGCTGTATCACGCGTCGATGCACACGGTGCTCGGTCACGGCCACATGATGCCGCTCGAGCCCGGGTGGCAGGCGATCGCGGACACCGTCGCGCGCTGGGCCGTGTCCCTCTGACGGCAAGGAACGCGCGGTCCGGTGGGGGATATGTTTCGCGTATCATCGCCCCACCCTGTTGAATGCACGCACGCACCGCGCAGGAGGACGGACCAGTGAGCACCAGCACCGCGACCACCGGCGACACCTCGATCGCCGCCAAGGGCTACGCCCACGCCGACGCGCTCGTGAGCACCGAATGGCTCGCCGAGCATTTGAACGACCCGAACATTCGCGTCGTCGAAAGCGACGAGGACGTGCTGCTCTACGACACGGGCCACATCCCGGGCGCCGTCAAGATCGATTGGCACGACGATCTGAACGATCCGCTCGTGCGCGACTACATCGGCGCGAATCGATTCGAGGAGCTTCTTCGCTCGCACGGCATCGACAAATCGACGACGGTGATCTTTTATGGCGACAAGAACAACTGGTGGGCCGCCTACGCGCTCTGGGTGTTCCACCTCTTCGGCTTCACGAACACCAAAATCCTCGACGGCGGACGCGTGAAATGGGACAACGAGGGCCGTCCGATGACGACCGAACCGCCGGCGAACCGCGCACCCTCGGCCTATTCAGCCGGCCGACGCGACGACGCGCCGATTCGCGCCTTCAGGGGCGACGTGGAGGTTCACCTCGCGTCGTCGGGTAAGCTCGTCGACGTCCGGTCGCCCGACGAGTACACGGGCAAGAAGCTGCACATGGCCGAGTACCCGCAGGAGGGAGCGCTGCGCGGCGGACACATTCCGGGAGCGAAGAGCGTTCCCTGGGCCCGCGCCGCGAACGCCGACGGAACCTTCAAGTCCGCCGCTGAGCTCCGCGCGATTTACCAGGACGAACAGGGACTCTCGCCGGCGGACGACGTCATCGCGTATTGCCGCATCGGCGAGCGGTCGAGCCACACGTGGTTCGTGCTGCGCTATCTGCTCGGATACGAAAAAGTTCGAAACTACGACGGCAGTTGGACGGAGTGGGGGAACACCGTGCGCGCACCGATCGAACGATAAGGATTCTCGAAAAATCATGTCCGCCGCTTCTTCAGAACCAGCCGGCGCGAGCTCGTCGATCGGCGACTTGCCGACGACCACGGGCTCGACCGCCCCCGTCATCACGCGCAGCGAGGCGACGTGGCGCGGCGACCGTTCATTCGACGCCGGACCGGCCGGACGACAGCACCTCATCGACGGCGGCGCGAAACGCGGTCCCGGCCCGGTCGAGACGCTGCTCAACGCGATCGCGACCTGCTCGAGCCTCGACGTGATCGACATCATCGCCAAGCGAAGAACGCCGGTCGAGCGATTGTCGGTGAAGATCACGGCGCATCGGCGGCCGGACTATCCGCGCCGCGTCATGCGGCTCGAGATGGAATTCGTGATCGACGGAGCGGAGATCGAAGCCGAGCACGCCGAACGGGCGATTCACTTGTCGTTCGAGCGCTATTGCTCGGTGGCGGGCTCGCTCGGATCGGACATCGTCGCCGAGACGCGGCTCATCCTGAACGGAGTGGGCCGCGATCCGGTGCTGCAACACGTCTGGAAGCCGGCCACGGCGTAACGCCGCGGCTGGCGGCTCAGGCGATTCGGCGCTGGTCGACGGGCCGCGCCGTCGCGGACGCGGCGAATCCGGCGTCGCGCGCGTACGTCATCAGCTGCTCCTGCATCAGCCGCCGCCCGCGGAAAAGGCGTGAGCGAACAGTCCCGATCGGCACGCGAAGAATCTCCGCCGCCGCTTCGTAGGACTGGTCCTCGACGTCCACGATGACGAGCGTCGAGCGGAACGGCTCCGGAACGTTCGCCAGCGCGGCGGCGATCGCCGGCGCCAAATCCAATCGCGAGAAGATGCTCTCGACATTGTCGCGCGCGCCGTCGTTGTAGAGCGATCCCACCAACGCGAGATCGATTTCTCCCGACTCCAACTCGACCATGGGCCGGGCCCGCTCGCGAGAGCGCAGAAAAACGTTTCGACAGATCGTGAAGAGCCAGCGCCGACAGTCGCTCCCGGGCAGGTACGTGTGCCACGACCTGAAGGCGCGAAGGAAGGTGTCCTGCACCACGTCGTCGGCGTCGGACTCGTCGCGAGTGAGCGAAAGGGCGAATCGATAGACGTCATCGATCCACGGAATCGCTTCGCGCTCGAAAGTGATGGTCTGTTCCAAAGGTCGCTGAGTGTATGGCACGCTAGTCATCAGTTGACGTGTAAAGTATATGGCCAAGACACCTGGGACGCGAGGTCCCCCCTACGCGGCGGGGTCCGTTGTCACCACTAACCCATTAAGACGAGTTGTGGTCATATTTGGTCGCTTGAAACCGCTGTCGGGACGACTTAACACCGCCATCTTACGGTTAACGTGAACGAGCTCGAGAACTCGGACCAAACGGTCGAATTACGCCTCGATTGGGCGATGGCCCGTGCGGGACTCGGCATCTGCACCATTTCGAGACAGGGTGAGGTGCTCTCGGCAAGCGACGGATTGGCTCGAATGCTCGGGTACGTCGCGGCAAACGACGTCCTCGGCCTCGACCTCGGCGCGGGAATCTTCGTGGACCCGGACGATTTTGCTTCGATCGTCGCCGGCGCTGATGCGCCGAGCTCAGAGTGGATCGAGACGCATTGGAAGCGGCGCGACGGAAGCCTCGTCGTGATGCGTTTGGTAGCGCGCCGGGTTTCCGACGACAGCGGCCGCGATCGTCTCGAGATTCTCGCCGACGACGTGACTGAACGCCGGCGTCAGGAAGAATTGGTTCGGCGCAGCGAACGGATGGCGTCGCTCGGCGCCGTTCTCGCCGGAGCGGCTCACGAGCTGAATAACCCGCTCGCCGCGATCTTGGGATTCTCGCAGCTGCTTCTGCGCCGACGTTGGCCGCTCGAGGATCGGACCGCGCTCGAAGCGATTCACCACGAGGCGATGCGCTCGGCGACGATCGTGAAGGATCTGCTCGCGCTGGCTCGCCGGCGCGGAGTCGAACGCCGCGCCCCGGCCGACGTCAACGAGCTCGTCGCCTACATCATGCGCACGCGCCGGTACGCGTTCGAGACGGCCGGAATCCTCTGCAATCTCGAGCTCGGACACCCGATCCCACCCGTGCGGGGCGACCGCACGCAGCTCGAGCAGGTGATTTTGAATTTGCTCAACAACGCCGAGCAGGCGCTCCGCCCGCGCGTCGACGGGCACCGCTCGACCTCGCCCGGCCGGATCTTGATCCGAACGAGACACGAGGAGCCGAACGTCATCGTCGAGGTCGAGGACAATGGCCCCGGCGTACCCGACGACGTGCACGCCGACATCTGGGATCCATTCTGGACGTCGAAGGAGGAAGGCGAAGGAACCGGCCTCGGTCTCACCGTCGTCCACACGATCGTCGTCGACCATGGCGGCAGCGTGACGCTCGAGCGGAGCTCGCTCGGCGGCGCTCGATTCGTCGTTCGTTTACCGACCGTCTCGGCGACCGAGCAGCCGGCGGCGCCCTCGCGGGCCTCGCGTCCGCTCGACGTTCTCGTCGTCGATCCGCGTTCCGCTGATTTGCCGTTCGTCGAGCGTTTCCTCGCGTCGCGCGGACACGCCGTGATCAACGCGGCCAGCGGCGAGGCCGCGCTTCGCCTCGCGTCGCAGAGTCGCTTCGACGCCGTCGTGTGCGACGCGGATCTCGCCGTGTCCGGAGGTGTGCCGATCGTGAACGAGCTGCGCGCGTCGTCCGGATGTGCCCACGCGCGCTTCGTCCTGTCGGCCGAGCGTTCACCGCCGGCCATGGACGAGGGCATCGCCTACGTCATGCGACCGTACGACGTCGATGAACTACGCCGCCTAATCGAAGGATGATCGGCCGGGCGTCATTCCATGCCGATGCCCGTGTCTGTCTCTGACCGCGACGCGGCCCGCGGGCGCGTCATCGGCGCATTCGCCGCGGTCTATGTCGTTTGGGGATCGACCTACCTCGCCATCCGATACGCGGTCGAGAGTATGCCGCCGCTGCTCATGGCGGGAAGCCGATTCGCCGTATCCGGCGCGATCCTGTACGCGTGGGCGCGGCTCCGCGGCGCCTCAAAGCCCACCGCGGCGGAATGGCGAACCGCGGCGATCACCGGATTCTTGCTGATCTGCATCGGCAACGGCTCGGTGGCGTGGGCGGAACGCCGAGTGCCGTCAGGGCTCGCCGCGTTGCTCGTAGCCGTCGTTCCGTTGTGGATGGTGTTGCTCGACTGGATCCGGCCCGGGGGCGTGCGACCGCGAAAGGCGGTCGTCGCGGGCGTGATCATCGGCCTGATCGGGCTGGCCGTGCTCGTGGGCCGCGACTCGCTGACCGGACAAGGCGGCGTGGACGCGCTGGGCGCCGGTGTGCTCGTGGCCGCGTCGATGAGTTGGGCGAT
This genomic interval carries:
- the yedA gene encoding drug/metabolite exporter YedA, with the protein product MPMPVSVSDRDAARGRVIGAFAAVYVVWGSTYLAIRYAVESMPPLLMAGSRFAVSGAILYAWARLRGASKPTAAEWRTAAITGFLLICIGNGSVAWAERRVPSGLAALLVAVVPLWMVLLDWIRPGGVRPRKAVVAGVIIGLIGLAVLVGRDSLTGQGGVDALGAGVLVAASMSWAIGSVYNRHGARPDSAAMSTALQMLGGSVSLLVLGFALGETGGIHMASITRASWLGWGYLVTFGALLGFTAYIYLLRNVSPAKASTYAYVNPVVAVILGWAVAGEVVTPRTVLAAAIILGGVAMITIARSRRVTLPGE